The sequence CCTACCGTACCCCCGAGGCCTGGGTGCAGGCGACGGACGGCTACGCCCTCGTCGGAGTGGCCGCGGGCCAGCAGGGGACGCATGACCTGCGCACCCTCGTCGGCTACGCCCGCCAGGTGGTGGTGACCTCCTCCGGCGTGCGCATGTCCGGCTCGTACCAGTACCTGTACGGGGGCATCAATCCGTACGGCACCATCGACAACCAGGCCTACAACACGACGCCCAATGACAACGAGGTCTTCATCGGCCTCGGCCTGCGCTCGGCCGTGCAGCAGACGAAGACGCTCATCTCGTTCATCGGCACGCTGCCGTAGTCCGCGAGCCCGTCTGCCGGAGTCCCGCCCGCGGCCCCTTCCGGCCGCGGGCGCCGGCTCCCGCGATTCCTGGGACGGCGCGGGAGCAGGGACCTCACCTGGGTGATGTGGATTCACACACCCGGGAGAGGTCATGACGATTCGCTACGCGGTAACGAAAGTAACGAAAGGGCATGTGGGGTTGCGGCGCCTGTTCCTGGTGGGCCTGGTCCTGGCCTCCACGAGCGCATGGGCCACGGAGTTCTGGGTGGACCCCGTGCGGGGCAGCCCCAGCGGAGACGGCAGCGCGGCGAGGCCCTGGCGGACGCTGAAGGAGGTCATCGACGCCGGACTGGTGGAGACCCGGAACTGGGAGTCGCTGCCCTACGTGGAGGGCAAGGTGCTGGTGCCCCGGAACGTGGGCGCTCCCGTGAAGGCGGGTGACACCCTCTGGCTGCGCGGCGGGTACCACGGCGAGGTGGATGTCTGGAGTCACTACAACACCGGCTACGTGACGGTGGCGGCCGCGCCGGGCGAGGAGCCCCGGCTGGGCAGGCTCCTGGTGCGCTCCAGCGCGTACTGGGTCTTCAAGGGGCTGCACATCAGCTCGGAGTACATGCCTGTCCCTCAGAAGACCACGCTGGTGCAGCTCGAGTGGCACAACTATCGGGGGCCGGTGCATCACATCACCCTGGAGGGGAACGTCATCCAGGCGGTGTCGGACATCAGCGGCTTCACCGAGGCGGACTGGGTGGGCAGGGTGGGCCACGGAATCGTGGGTGATGGCTGGGGGCTGGTCATCCGCGGCAACCACCTGAAGAACGTCAACTACGGCATCCAGGTGGGCGCGTACGACTCGGTGGTGGAGTGCAACACGGTGGAGAACTTCGCCGGGGACGGGCTGCGCGGCCTCGGGGATGACTCCGTGTTCCAATACAACACCGTCAAGAATTGCTACGAGGTGTATGCCGACCACCGCGACGGGTTCCAGTCATGGACGTACGGGCCGGGCGGCGTGGGGACGGGCGAGGTGCGCAACGTCGTCCTCCGGGGCAACTACATCCTCAACTACGAGGATGCGAACCAGCCGTTCCGCTGTGCCCTGCAAGGCATTGGGAACTTCGACGGCACCTTCGTGGACTGGGTCGTCGAGAACAACGTCATCGTCACCGACCACTACCACGGCATCACGTTCATGGGCGCGCGTGGCGTGCGCGTGGTGAACAACACGGTGCTGGAGCCCAACGGCGCGGCGGGGCAGCCGGGCCCGCCGTGGATTCGCGTGTCGGAGCACAAGAATGGCACGCCGCCACAGGCGTGCGTGGTGCGCAACAACCTGGCGCCCAAGTATGCGAATGCCAGCGTGGGCGTGAGCGAGGACCACAACCTCGTGGTGAGCGACCCGGCGGCGTTCTACGTGAATCCAACCACGTATGACTTGCGCCTCAAGTCAGGCTCGCCCGCGATTGACGTGGGGAGCGCGACTCTTGCGCCGCTCATCGACGTGGAGGGCGTGGCGCGGCCCCAGGGCGCTGGCGTGGACCTGGGCGCGTACGAGTGGCGGCCCTCCGCGCCACCGGTTGCCACGGCGGGCGCGGGCGTGCCCCAGTGCGCTGCCTTCCAGCCGGGTGCTGCCCGGTAGGTTGCGCATGGCCCCTGCCTTCTGCCTGAAGTGGGAGAAGGCAGGGACCAAGGCCGAGGACTACGGCGCGGGCGGCGGCGGCAGGATGGCGGTGATGCGGTCCAGCGCCGGGGCGGGTAGCGGAGTGCCCTGGCTGCTGTTGTTCTTGAGGTAGTTCTCCAGGGCGTCCGTGTCCACGGCGCCGCCGAGGCGGTTGCGGCCCTCGTTGAACGGCGCGAAGCCGTCGCCGCCGGTAGCGAGGAAGCTGTTCACCGTGACGCGGTAGTCGGCGGCCGGGTCGATGACCTGCCCGTCGAGGCGGATGGTGGCCGGGTCGATGCGGCTGCCGATGGGCTGGTTGGCGTCGAAGGTGTACGAGAAGCCCGCGGACGGCTGGAGGATGCGGGTGATGACGGCGCTGCCGGACTGCTGCCACTGGCGCTCCAGCACGGCCTCAATCTGCGCGCCGGTGAGCGTCAGCGTCACCAGGCTGTTGCCGAAGGGCTGCGTGGTGAAGGCCTCGCCGTAGGTGACTTCGCCCTCGACGATGTCCGCGCGCACGCCGCCCGGGTTCATGAAGGCAATCTGCGCGCCGCCCATGTTGGCCGGCTTCGTGGCGGCGAGCTGCGCGTCCGCGATGACGAAGCCCATCGTGGACTGGCCCGCCGGGTCCTTCTGGTTGCCCGGCGTCATGAGCGTCGCCGCCACGTAGCCGATGACGCGGTTGGCGAGCGGCGTGGCGCGGGCCTGGTACTTGGCCACCAGGTCCTTCACGCCGGTGTCCTCCGTCACGGTGCGGGTGACGATGACGTTGTTGGCCTTCGCCTCCACCACGTCGCCCGTGGTCCTGTCGAGCTTCAGGTCGATGTCGGTGACGAGCCGGCCCACGGAGGCGGCGCTGGTGACGAGCTTGCCGCCGATGCTGCAGTTGTAGGCGTTGTGCGTGTGGCCGCTGACGATGACGTCCACCTCGTTGTCGATGCCCTTGGCGATGTCCACGATGGCGCCGGAGATGAGTCCATCCGCGGTGCCGGTGCCCTTGCACTCGTTGACCAGCGCGCCGGTGGCCGCGACGCCGCCCTCGTGGACGACGACGACGATGGCCCTCACGCCCTGCTGCTTCAATTCGGGGACGAGCTTGTTGACCGTCTCCACCTCGTCCTTGAAGGACAGGCCGGACACGTACGTGGGCGTGACGATTTCGGGCGTGCCCTCCAGCGTCATGCCGATGAAGGCAATCTTCACGCCCTCGAAGGTGCGGATGTCATAGCGGGGGAAGAGGGTGCGGTCCGCGGCGGTGGCCACGTTGGCGGCGAGGTACTTGAAGCGGGCGCCCTCGAAGCCGTCGCCGTCCTGGCAGCCGTCCACGGGGTGGCAGCCGCCCGTCTGCATGCGGAGCAGCTCCGGGCTGCCCTCGTCGAACTCGTGGTTGCCCACGGCGACCAGGTCGATGCCAATCTTGTTCATGGCCTCGATGGTGGGCTCGTCGTGGAAGAGCGCGGAGAGGAGCGGCGTGGCGCCGATGAGGTCGCCCGCGGAGACGACGACGGTGTTGGGATTGGTCTCACGCAGGTCCTGGATGTGCTTGGCGAAGTACGTTACGCCGCCCGCATTCACGCGGTCCGGGCCGCCGTCGGGGAGCACGCCCACCTGAATCTGACCTCCGCTGCCGGCGGGGGCCTCGAGCTGCCCGTGAAAGTCATTGAACGCGAGAATCTGCACGCTCACGGTGCCGGCGTCGGTGCCGGAGTCCGGGATGCCCGAGTCAGGAACGCCGGAGTCGGAGCCCGCGTCGCGGGTGCCGGCATCGGTCTCGGTGGAGCGCGTCTCGCAGGTCTTGTTGATGCAGACCCACTGCTGGCCCGTGGAGGGATTGCCATTCTGGTCCTGGCAGTCGTCGGCGGTCTCACAGTCGGTGCTGCCGCAGCCGGCGTGGGTGAAGAGGAGCATGCCGGTGACGAAGGCGCCGGCGAGCAGGAAGGTTCCAGGCCGAGCGCCGAGGCGTCGGGGGGACGAGGTGGGTTGCATCGAAGCGGCTCCTGGAGCGGGAAGGTGGGGGACCCCGCTCGGGTCGGCGGAACTTGTCGTACCCGTGTGGCATGTACGTGAAGACACTGCGGCAAGCGGGTGCCGTTACCGTGCTGCAGATGCTACGGCTGTGCTCCTGGAGGACGTGGCTCCGGGCCCGTGCCTCCACTCCAACCCCCTGAAATCACAGCCCTGGGTCATGAAGTCACCGCAGACCTCATTTCCCAAGAAACTTTCGGGATGTGGGTGCGATAACTCCCTTGTAGACGCAGTGCCCCCCGCTCTCCCCAGGGTCTGTCATGGGCTTCAAGATCCCCAGCTTCAATGACGTGAAGAAGACGGTCACCAACACCGTGAACGACGCGAAGAACACCGTCGTCAACACGGCCAAGGACGTGAAGAACACCGTCGTCGACACGGCCAAGGACGTGAAGAAGAACGTCATCGACACCTCCAAGGACACCTTCGAGGTGGTGAAGCACAACCCCGTCACCGACACGCTCAAGAAGGCCGTCACGGACCCCAAGGACCTCGTCCGCGACACGTTCCAGACCGGCCTGCGCGTCGCGTACCACGGCGCCAACTCGCTCCTCCCGAATGGCGCGGCGGACAAGCTCGTGAATGTCGCCGAGCACGGCGTGGACGCCCTCGCCAAGACGTCCGAGATTCTCACCGGCAACTCCTCCCTCACCGACAGCCTGAAGACGCTGGGCAAGGTGGACCTCGAGGGCATCACCCGCACCACCGACCCCAAGACGGGTCAGAAGCTGGAGGGTGACTGGCCCAAGCTCTGGGGCACCTGGCTCCTCGAGGAGAAGCCCAAGGACCTCGGCACCTGGGACAAGACCGCCGACGGCA comes from Pyxidicoccus parkwaysis and encodes:
- a CDS encoding right-handed parallel beta-helix repeat-containing protein, with protein sequence MTIRYAVTKVTKGHVGLRRLFLVGLVLASTSAWATEFWVDPVRGSPSGDGSAARPWRTLKEVIDAGLVETRNWESLPYVEGKVLVPRNVGAPVKAGDTLWLRGGYHGEVDVWSHYNTGYVTVAAAPGEEPRLGRLLVRSSAYWVFKGLHISSEYMPVPQKTTLVQLEWHNYRGPVHHITLEGNVIQAVSDISGFTEADWVGRVGHGIVGDGWGLVIRGNHLKNVNYGIQVGAYDSVVECNTVENFAGDGLRGLGDDSVFQYNTVKNCYEVYADHRDGFQSWTYGPGGVGTGEVRNVVLRGNYILNYEDANQPFRCALQGIGNFDGTFVDWVVENNVIVTDHYHGITFMGARGVRVVNNTVLEPNGAAGQPGPPWIRVSEHKNGTPPQACVVRNNLAPKYANASVGVSEDHNLVVSDPAAFYVNPTTYDLRLKSGSPAIDVGSATLAPLIDVEGVARPQGAGVDLGAYEWRPSAPPVATAGAGVPQCAAFQPGAAR
- a CDS encoding bifunctional metallophosphatase/5'-nucleotidase; translation: MQPTSSPRRLGARPGTFLLAGAFVTGMLLFTHAGCGSTDCETADDCQDQNGNPSTGQQWVCINKTCETRSTETDAGTRDAGSDSGVPDSGIPDSGTDAGTVSVQILAFNDFHGQLEAPAGSGGQIQVGVLPDGGPDRVNAGGVTYFAKHIQDLRETNPNTVVVSAGDLIGATPLLSALFHDEPTIEAMNKIGIDLVAVGNHEFDEGSPELLRMQTGGCHPVDGCQDGDGFEGARFKYLAANVATAADRTLFPRYDIRTFEGVKIAFIGMTLEGTPEIVTPTYVSGLSFKDEVETVNKLVPELKQQGVRAIVVVVHEGGVAATGALVNECKGTGTADGLISGAIVDIAKGIDNEVDVIVSGHTHNAYNCSIGGKLVTSAASVGRLVTDIDLKLDRTTGDVVEAKANNVIVTRTVTEDTGVKDLVAKYQARATPLANRVIGYVAATLMTPGNQKDPAGQSTMGFVIADAQLAATKPANMGGAQIAFMNPGGVRADIVEGEVTYGEAFTTQPFGNSLVTLTLTGAQIEAVLERQWQQSGSAVITRILQPSAGFSYTFDANQPIGSRIDPATIRLDGQVIDPAADYRVTVNSFLATGGDGFAPFNEGRNRLGGAVDTDALENYLKNNSSQGTPLPAPALDRITAILPPPPAP